A genome region from Canis lupus dingo isolate Sandy chromosome 7, ASM325472v2, whole genome shotgun sequence includes the following:
- the LOC112667045 gene encoding alpha-1,3-mannosyl-glycoprotein 4-beta-N-acetylglucosaminyltransferase-like protein MGAT4E isoform X1 gives MSSGPTTRQSTVDIASEKIKSLPFRGFCSSPVDRDTAHTGSSSGEKKLTRKRRKDRIWGSEAASRSHGPSDAMRCSVRRCLVTLVAIGFLWLFVTLRVPEEIEEDEDVMTIKGQEDSYGKRKDPRSLEDWQNLTFKYIQTIQWRRKTWLTVGISSATQPDQRNLLYTLVSLFRASSKTEQKRLTVLVHLAHSDLTWLRETVLRISTLFSPQILAGQLLLIHAPSDAYPPLEDMRKEAHHGEFYSRQNIDHAFLVSFAARLSEYFLLLEDNVFCAPSFITHIHWKVDTMKSDPWVLLEFSNMGFLGKLFHSKDLPLLAHFLLLFYKEKPLDRLIPHFRTLLAQKTPIICRPFLFYYRFSYISNDTQKASPIQKKNLDGPHNPPGAIFTDMKVFDVHFPWEAYTLDESFFWTHNVSAGNHLTVILNHPANLSRVQVLTGTIVDGKYTLEKGEVELGYDPEGMPQYCTSFTLLGHLLEGQMNQEIFLKSIGYNVSCIRLVVKASQVGGLIIRHIYLWEENANDTEAAQS, from the exons ATGTCCTCTGGGCCAACCACTAGGCAAAGCACTGTAGACATCGCATCGGAGAAAATAAAGTCCCTGCCCTTCAGGGGCTTCTGCTCCAGCCCAGTGGATAGAGACACAGCACATACGG GTTCCAGCTCAGGTGAAAAGAAGTTaacgaggaagaggaggaaggatagAATTTGGGGGAGCGAGGCGGCCTCCAG GAGCCACGGCCCGTCCGATGCCATGCGCTGCTCCGTCAGGCGCTGCCTGGTAACCCTGGTGGCCATCGGCTTCCTGTGGCTTTTTGTCACTTTGAGGGTCCCCGAGGAAATTGAAGAGGATGAAGATGTGATGACCATCAAAGGCCAG GAGGACAGTTACGGCAAAAGGAAAGACCCGAGGTCGCTGGAAGACTGGCAGAACCTTACCttcaaatatattcaaacaattcagtggagaagaaaga CATGGCTGACAGTGGGCATCTCCTCAGCGACACAACCAGATCAAAGAAACCTCCTGTACACCCTGGTCTCTCTGTTCCGTGCCTCCTCTAAGACTGAGCAGAAACGTCTCACAGTGCTGGTCCACCTGGCACACTCGGACCTCACCTGGCTCAGAGAAACCGTTCTCCGTATTTCAACCCTGTTCAGCCCACAGATCTTGGCAGGGCAGTTGCTACTGATCCATGCTCCGTCCGATGCCTACCCGCCCTTGGAGGACATGAGGAAGGAGGCCCATCACGGGGAATTCTACTCCAGGCAGAACATAGATCACGCCTTCCTCGTGAGCTTTGCCGCAAGGCTCTCCGAATACTTCCTGTTACTGGAGGACAATGTCTTTTGTGCCCCCAGTTTTATCACCCACATCCACTGGAAGGTGGACACCATGAAGTCTGACCCCTGGGTGCTCCTGGAGTTCTCTAATATGGGCTTCCTTGGCAAACTCTTCCACAGCAAGGACCTCCCACTCCTggcccatttcctcctcctcttctacaAGGAAAAGCCCCTCGACAGGCTGATCCCCCACTTCCGTACCCTCCTAGCTCAGAAAACCCCAATCATCTGCAGACCTTTCCTTTTCTACTACAGGTTCTCCTACATCTCTAATGACACCCAGAAGGCCTCCCCCATTCAGAAAAAGAACCTCGATGGTCCTCACAACCCACCCGGAGCCATTTTCACCGATATGAAGGTTTTTGATGTTCATTTCCCCTGGGAGGCCTACACTCTGGATGAGTCATTCTTCTGGACCCACAATGTCAGTGCGGGGAACCACCTGACAGTCATTTTGAACCACCCAGCGAACCTGAGCAGAGTGCAAGTGTTGACGGGCACCATCGTGGATGGAAAGTACACCTTAGAGAAGGGCGAAGTGGAACTGGGCTATGACCCCGAGGGGATGCCTCAGTACTGTACCAGCTTCACCTTGCTGGGCCATCTCTTGGAAGGGCAGATGAATCAGGAGATATTTCTGAAAAGTATAGGGTACAATGTGAGCTGCATAAGGCTGGTGGTGAAGGCTAGTCAGGTCGGCGGTCTTATAATCAGGCATATTTACCTCTGGGAGGAAAATGCCAACGATACGGAAGCAGCTCAGAGCTGA
- the LOC112667045 gene encoding alpha-1,3-mannosyl-glycoprotein 4-beta-N-acetylglucosaminyltransferase-like protein MGAT4E isoform X2, giving the protein MRCSVRRCLVTLVAIGFLWLFVTLRVPEEIEEDEDVMTIKGQEDSYGKRKDPRSLEDWQNLTFKYIQTIQWRRKTWLTVGISSATQPDQRNLLYTLVSLFRASSKTEQKRLTVLVHLAHSDLTWLRETVLRISTLFSPQILAGQLLLIHAPSDAYPPLEDMRKEAHHGEFYSRQNIDHAFLVSFAARLSEYFLLLEDNVFCAPSFITHIHWKVDTMKSDPWVLLEFSNMGFLGKLFHSKDLPLLAHFLLLFYKEKPLDRLIPHFRTLLAQKTPIICRPFLFYYRFSYISNDTQKASPIQKKNLDGPHNPPGAIFTDMKVFDVHFPWEAYTLDESFFWTHNVSAGNHLTVILNHPANLSRVQVLTGTIVDGKYTLEKGEVELGYDPEGMPQYCTSFTLLGHLLEGQMNQEIFLKSIGYNVSCIRLVVKASQVGGLIIRHIYLWEENANDTEAAQS; this is encoded by the exons ATGCGCTGCTCCGTCAGGCGCTGCCTGGTAACCCTGGTGGCCATCGGCTTCCTGTGGCTTTTTGTCACTTTGAGGGTCCCCGAGGAAATTGAAGAGGATGAAGATGTGATGACCATCAAAGGCCAG GAGGACAGTTACGGCAAAAGGAAAGACCCGAGGTCGCTGGAAGACTGGCAGAACCTTACCttcaaatatattcaaacaattcagtggagaagaaaga CATGGCTGACAGTGGGCATCTCCTCAGCGACACAACCAGATCAAAGAAACCTCCTGTACACCCTGGTCTCTCTGTTCCGTGCCTCCTCTAAGACTGAGCAGAAACGTCTCACAGTGCTGGTCCACCTGGCACACTCGGACCTCACCTGGCTCAGAGAAACCGTTCTCCGTATTTCAACCCTGTTCAGCCCACAGATCTTGGCAGGGCAGTTGCTACTGATCCATGCTCCGTCCGATGCCTACCCGCCCTTGGAGGACATGAGGAAGGAGGCCCATCACGGGGAATTCTACTCCAGGCAGAACATAGATCACGCCTTCCTCGTGAGCTTTGCCGCAAGGCTCTCCGAATACTTCCTGTTACTGGAGGACAATGTCTTTTGTGCCCCCAGTTTTATCACCCACATCCACTGGAAGGTGGACACCATGAAGTCTGACCCCTGGGTGCTCCTGGAGTTCTCTAATATGGGCTTCCTTGGCAAACTCTTCCACAGCAAGGACCTCCCACTCCTggcccatttcctcctcctcttctacaAGGAAAAGCCCCTCGACAGGCTGATCCCCCACTTCCGTACCCTCCTAGCTCAGAAAACCCCAATCATCTGCAGACCTTTCCTTTTCTACTACAGGTTCTCCTACATCTCTAATGACACCCAGAAGGCCTCCCCCATTCAGAAAAAGAACCTCGATGGTCCTCACAACCCACCCGGAGCCATTTTCACCGATATGAAGGTTTTTGATGTTCATTTCCCCTGGGAGGCCTACACTCTGGATGAGTCATTCTTCTGGACCCACAATGTCAGTGCGGGGAACCACCTGACAGTCATTTTGAACCACCCAGCGAACCTGAGCAGAGTGCAAGTGTTGACGGGCACCATCGTGGATGGAAAGTACACCTTAGAGAAGGGCGAAGTGGAACTGGGCTATGACCCCGAGGGGATGCCTCAGTACTGTACCAGCTTCACCTTGCTGGGCCATCTCTTGGAAGGGCAGATGAATCAGGAGATATTTCTGAAAAGTATAGGGTACAATGTGAGCTGCATAAGGCTGGTGGTGAAGGCTAGTCAGGTCGGCGGTCTTATAATCAGGCATATTTACCTCTGGGAGGAAAATGCCAACGATACGGAAGCAGCTCAGAGCTGA